A window of the Diospyros lotus cultivar Yz01 unplaced genomic scaffold, ASM1463336v1 superscaf1, whole genome shotgun sequence genome harbors these coding sequences:
- the LOC127793152 gene encoding uncharacterized protein LOC127793152, protein MAGNFSEQILVDHWAHRLENRVLQPNEGIIEHLVQMEEILDDVPPSYRFWPDLVQLQINMMVGVLEGDLQDFTDWVRQGDQFPEFQLYCAQIRELFVELYELVLADEPNEELEDPLEEKEEEGMENSIEPREVEEMEDPIEAGKEDDIPIFWAEDDHLEFDDTDSEDEEETEVMMNNPKAPPYESEDEKNGKLGADPSEGEFWIDQTEKLLDHLHCREEEKVNCATFMLQDEADRWWKGVKRAMTPRARAPYITWERFKELFNEKYFPLNLRLKKEREFMELKKTRDMYVAQYKDVFSRLIRYMPIYEDDERIKAQKFLGGLNLKIQRALSSISIQSYSEVVLQVFTTEANLSRIEAIQGESQQGRNHKAGKKLELQRLKFKPGTPCQRCQKQHHGKPCRFGTKGCYNCGEMGHLNQNCPKRGITCFNCQQIGHFAKNCPKPRLTNQSQGTIGNGRVQQGRVFHLTRQDTIENPAVIEGTMLLSCIPMHALIDSGASHSFISHAFAKVLGDKPENLNYCMIVATPMGKSLETSSGYKNRKIQIKEVEFLVDLILLEFQDFDVILGMDFLTKYDATLDCKAKTVCLRSKDSNIKFRGQWRASERKWISALKAEKLLRQGARGYLSCVQEKGQEPLKIEEVRIVREFENVFLDELLGLPPQGEIEFAIEIVPGAGPVSIPQYKMAPVELRELNTQLQDLLDKGFIRPSMSPWGAPVLFVKKKDGSLMMCIDYRQLNKITIKNKYPLPRIKELFDQLQGAKVFSKINLRSGYYQLSIKAEDVPKTTFRSRYGHYEFLVMPFGLTNAPVVFMDTMNRVFRPFLDKFVIVFIDDILIYSPSEEEHESHLRVAFLGHVISAEGISVDPTKITAVVNWKQSRSVTEIKSFLGLAGYYRKFVEGFSKIATPLTKLTQKGVKFD, encoded by the exons ATGGCTGGAAACTTTTCAGAGCAGATCTTAGTCGACCATTGGGCACACCGTCTAGAGAACCGGGTCCTGCAGCCAAACGAGGGTATCATTGAGCACTTAGTCCAGATGGAAGAAATCCTTGACGATGTACCTCCAAGTTATCGATTTTGGCCTGACTTGGTTCAGCTTCAGATTAACATGATGGTCGGCGTTTTGGAGGGAGACCTGCAAGATTTCACTGATTGGGTACGGCAGGGGGACCAGTTCCCTGAATTTCAACTTTATTGTGCACAGATTCGTGAGCTTTTTGTAGAGTTATACGAACTGGTACTAGCAGATGAGCCCAATGAAGAGTTGGAGGACCCacttgaagagaaagaagaagaaggtatggAAAACTCGATTGAGCCAAGAGAAGTAGAAGAGATGGAAGATCCAATTGAAGCAGGAAAAGAAGATGACATACCCATATTCTGGGCTGAAGATGACCATCTCGAGTTCGATGACACCGATTCTGAAGACGAGGAAGAGACTGAAGTGATGATGAACAATCCCAAGGCACCCCCATACGAATCTGAGGATGAGAAGAATG GGAAGCTTGGCGCCGACCCCAGCGAAGGGGAATTTTGGATCGACCAAACAGAGAAGCTACTGGACCACCTGCACtgcagagaagaagagaaggtcaATTGTGCCACCTTCATGCTGCAAGATGAAGCAGATAGGTGGTGGAAGGGAGTCAAGAGGGCAATGACCCCTCGGGCCAGGGCGCCCTACATCACTTGGGAGCGATTCAAGGAACTCTTCAATGAGAAGTACTTTCCCTTGAATTTAAGactgaagaaagagagagaattcatggaGCTAAAGAAAACCAGGGACATGTATGTCGCCCAGTACAAGGACGTTTTCAGCCGATTAATCAGGTACATGCCTATTTACGAAGATGACGAAAGAATCAAAGCCCAGAAGTTTTTGGGAGGGCTGAATCTGAAGATTCAGAGGGCATTGAGTAGTATAAGTATTCAATCCTATTCAGAAGTGGTGTTGCAAGTCTTTACCACTGAGGCTAACCTAAGCCGAATTGAAGCTATTCAAGGAGAAAGTCAGCAAGGGAGAAATCATAAAGCAGGCAAGAAGCTGGAACTCCAAAGATTGAAGTTCAAGCCTGGCACTCCGTGCCAAAGATGCCAGAAGCAACACCATGGGAAGCCGTGCCGATTTGGAACAAAAGGTTGTTACAACTGTGGAGAAATGGGACATCTCAACCAGAACTGCCCAAAGAGAGGGATCACTTGTTTCAACTGCCAGCAGATTGGTCATTTTGCAAAGAACTGTCCTAAGCCGCGACTGACGAATCAATCTCAAGGGACGATCGGAAATGGTAGAGTGCAGCAGGGAAGGGTGTTTCATCTGACACGACAAGATACAATAGAAAACCCAGCTGTAATTGAAGGTACCATGTTATTATCTTGTATCCCCatgcatgcattaatagatTCAGGTGCAAGTCACTCATTCATTTCGCATGCATTTGCTAAAGTACTAGGAGATAAACCAGAAAATCTGAATTATTGTATGATTGTCGCAACCccaatggggaagtctctagaaacttctTCAGGATACAAGAATAGGAAGATCCAAATAAAAGAAGTTGAATTCCTAGTGGATCTAATCCTCctggaatttcaagattttgacgtgatcctaggaatggacttcctaaccAAATATGACGCGACATTGGACTGTAAAGCTAAGACAGTCTGTCTCAGGAGCAAAGACTCGAACATCAAGTTTCGAGGGCAATGGAGGGCAAGTGAACGGAAGTGGATCTCGGCTCTAAAGGCTGAGAAACTATTACGACAAGGAGCACGAGGATACTTATCTTGTGTCCAAGAGAAAGGCCAGGAGCCGTTAAAGATCGAGGAGGTACGAATCGTTAGAGAATTCGAGAATGTGTTTCTCGACGAATTGCTCGGATTGCCACCCCAGGGAGAGATCGAGTTTGCAATAGAAATCGTGCCAGGGGCAGGTCCGGTTTCAATACCCCAGTATAAAATGGCCCCTGTCGAGTTAAGAGAACTAAATACCCAATTACAAGATTTGCTGGACAAGGGATTCATTAGGCCAAGTATGTCTCCATGGGGAGCACCAGtactctttgttaagaaaaaggatgggagCCTGATGATGTGTATCGACTACCGCCAGTTAAACAAGATAACGatcaagaataagtatccaCTCCCTAGAATCAAGGAGTTGTTTGATCAGTTACAAGGAGCCAAGGTCTTCTCGAAAATCAATTTGAGATCAGGGTACTACCAACTGAGTATCAAGGCAGAAGATGTACCCAAGACAACTTTTCGTTCTCGATACGGGCACTACGAATTTCTAGTGATGCCGTTCGGACTGACCAACGCCCCAGTAGTTTTTATGGATACTATGAATCGAGTCTTCAGACCATTCTTGGATAAATTtgtgatcgtgtttatagacgACATATTGATATACTCTCCCTCAGAAGAAGAGCATGAATCACATTTAAGG GTGGCATTTTTAGGGCACGTTATATCGGCTGAAGGAATATCGGTCGACCCGACCAAGATAACCGCTGTGGTAAATTGGAAGCAATCTCGGTCAGTTACTGAAATTAAGAGCTTCTTGGGATTAGCCGGCTACTATAGGaagttcgtggaagggttttccaaGATTGCAACAcccctcaccaagttaactcagaaaGGGGTAAAGTTCGACTGA